The Streptomyces hundungensis genome contains the following window.
AGGGGTGGACGGCCGGGGCGGGGCCGGAGACCGTGTAGAGCTCCCCCACCGCCCGTACCTCGAAGCGTGCCGACTTCTCCCCCGGTTCGGCTACGGCGCCGGGCACGTAGTACGCGTTCTGGCAGGTGCCGCCGAGGAAGCGCCGGGTGCCGTCCGGCAGGACCCGGTGCAGCTCGTAGTGGCGTACGGGTCCGGGGGCGCCACGCCAGGTGAAGCGCAGCCCGTCCGTCCCAGCGGCTACCTTCAACCCCCTTGGTCGGGCGGGTACTTGGGGCTCGTCATGAACCGCGAGGGCGCCCAGGCGATAGTCCAGCGGGCCGGGGGCGGTGAGGCGTACGCCGATCGCCCGCACCGTGCCGGACAGGGCGGCGAGCGACAGACGCGTGGTGGTCCAGGCGCCCGCCTTCAGGGTGCCGGCGGGCAGATACCGGTACGGCTGGGGTTGGCCCGGCGCGGCGGGTTCCGCGGTGGCGACGGCGAGTTCCACGGTGACCGCCGCGGCGGCGCGGTGGGTGAGTTCGACGACCGTACGCCTCGACAACGGCAGCCGAGTGGCGTACAGGTCGAGGGTGACGGGCGCTCCCGGCGTCCCGGCGACCAGGACGCTGCTGCCGCCGCGCCAGGCGTCCGCGAAGTCCAGGGTGACGGTGGGGTGTTGGCCCTCGGTACGGGTGATCCAGCGGCGGGACGGGAGGCGGTCCTGGAGGCCCAGATGGTTCCACTGGGCGGGCGAGGTGACCCGGCCGCCGTCGTACCAGCGCAGTCCGTGCCCGGTGTTGAAGGTGCTGGCGAAGGGCAGTCCGCTCACCGTCGACCGGTCGGCGACGGCCGTGGCGGGGGCCCGCCAGCTCGCGGCGGGGTCGGGGCGCGAGGGGTCGAGGGTGGGGCCGGTCCAGAAGCGGTCGTCGGCCGCGTGGAAGTCGCCGGGCGTGCGGGTCGCGGGCAGGTGGTTGCGGGTCCACTCGGGCCGGTAGAAGCCGTACGAGACGGTGTGCGGTTTGTTCGTGGGCACGATGGCGTCCCAGTCCACGGGGGTGTCGTAGCCGCGGGACTCGACGTCCACGCCGGCCCACACCTCACGTCTTTCACGCCCCAGTTGTTCGGCCTTGGCGGCGGATGACGCCAGGGTCGCGGGCGACCAGCGGAAGTCGAGGAACATGGTGTCGGCGGCCTTGAAGAAGGCCTGGTTCCGGTCGTTGAGCGCGCCCTGCCAGCTCACCGAGCCGTTGGTGGTCATCGCGTCGTACCAGGTGACGCGCTGCCCCTCGGCCGCGCCGAGCCTCTTGAGCTCGGTCAGGAAGCCGAGCATGTCGGTGGCGAGGGCGGTGGTGCCGCCGTCGGTCTCGGCGTTGACGAACCAGCCGTCGAAGCCGTACGCGGCGGCGACCGCGACCAGTCTGGCGGCCAGCGGGTAGCGGCCGGCCGCGTCCTTCTGGACGAGGTCGCGGGTCCACTGGAGCTGCCCGCCGTAGGCGACCGGGGGCAGGAACACATTGCCGAGGACGGGCACGCCGTGCCGGTGGGCGGCGTCCACGATCGGCGCGTTGGGCGCGAGGATCAGACCCTCGCCCGAGGAGCCGCCCCAGAAGACCAGCTCGTCGATGTACGCCCAGTGCGTGAGGGCGTAGTAGTCGGCGGTGGCGGATCCCTGGGAGGGGTTGGCGGCGGTGGGGCCGAAGGAGACGAGGGACTGGATACGGGCCTGGCCGGCGCGGGCGGTCGGGTTCGCGGGGATGGGGGTGAAGCGGGGGGCGAGCGGCACGGACGCGGCGTTGAAGGCGAGGTCGGTGTCGGTGGCCGCGCGCCAGGACTTCAGCGAGCGCCAGGTGATGCCTTCACCGGGGGTGCCCGGGGGCAGCGAGTCCGGGTACCAGTAGGAGGCGTACGACTGAACTGCCTTGGGCGCGACGGAAGTTGCGGCCCGGGCGGGCAGTGCCGGGGCGAGTGCGGCCGCGGCGCCGGCGAGGACCACGGCGCGTCTGGTGGGGTGGTGGTGCACGGGGAGCCTCCTGGAGGCAGCGTTACCGGACCTGGTCGGGGGTGACGACGGCGGTGATGCCGCGGGCCGCGAGGTGCGCGGTGTCGTCGGCGCGGCTCGCGAGGACGGTGGTGGGGCGGGCGCCGTCGGCGGTGAGCCGGAAGAACGCCTCGAAGACGGAGCCGCCGGGGCCGCACCGCGAGCGGGCCGCGGGGTCGTCGGGCACGACCAGGGCGGTCGCACGGGGCGCGGGGACGTTAGCCCCCGCGCGCACGGCGGCCGCGGCCCGGGCGAGCACCCGGGCGGTGTCCTTGGGGCGGCGGTCGTTGGTCAACAGGCCTAGCCCGTATTCGAGTTCGGGGAAGTCGGCGAGATCGCGCGAGACGTCGTGGGAGCACCACCAGGTGATGCCCCACAGGTCGGGGCAGTCCAGGGCGTTGGCGACGGTGGCCTCGGTGAAGGCGGCGGCGTGCGCGGGCGGCACCAGCGGCGCCGGGGCGCCGACCTCCTGGAGCCAGACCGGGCGGCGCGGATCGCTCGCCCACGCCTTGGACAGTTCGACGAGATAGGCGGCGTGGTGCTCGCTGGGCACCGAGTGACGGCCGTGGCGCTGTGCGGTGCCGTTGAAGACCCACGAGTGCACGGCGGTCACCGCGCCGCGCCGGGCGGCCTGGGCGGGGGTGAACGGCATGTCGTCCTGGTACCAGCACGCGTCGTACTCGGCGTGCAGGTGCAGCTTGCCCGGGGCGCCCTCCTCGCAGGCCGCCAGCATCCGCCCGA
Protein-coding sequences here:
- a CDS encoding endo-beta-N-acetylglucosaminidase; translation: MHHHPTRRAVVLAGAAAALAPALPARAATSVAPKAVQSYASYWYPDSLPPGTPGEGITWRSLKSWRAATDTDLAFNAASVPLAPRFTPIPANPTARAGQARIQSLVSFGPTAANPSQGSATADYYALTHWAYIDELVFWGGSSGEGLILAPNAPIVDAAHRHGVPVLGNVFLPPVAYGGQLQWTRDLVQKDAAGRYPLAARLVAVAAAYGFDGWFVNAETDGGTTALATDMLGFLTELKRLGAAEGQRVTWYDAMTTNGSVSWQGALNDRNQAFFKAADTMFLDFRWSPATLASSAAKAEQLGRERREVWAGVDVESRGYDTPVDWDAIVPTNKPHTVSYGFYRPEWTRNHLPATRTPGDFHAADDRFWTGPTLDPSRPDPAASWRAPATAVADRSTVSGLPFASTFNTGHGLRWYDGGRVTSPAQWNHLGLQDRLPSRRWITRTEGQHPTVTLDFADAWRGGSSVLVAGTPGAPVTLDLYATRLPLSRRTVVELTHRAAAAVTVELAVATAEPAAPGQPQPYRYLPAGTLKAGAWTTTRLSLAALSGTVRAIGVRLTAPGPLDYRLGALAVHDEPQVPARPRGLKVAAGTDGLRFTWRGAPGPVRHYELHRVLPDGTRRFLGGTCQNAYYVPGAVAEPGEKSARFEVRAVGELYTVSGPAPAVHPW
- a CDS encoding glycoside hydrolase 5 family protein, with protein sequence MAAPRFGVNYTPSQGWFHHWLDYDPDAVRADLDSIAALGLDHVRVFPLWPYFQPNRTLIRPRAVEHLLDLADAAAERGLDVNVDGLQGHLSSFDFLPAWTRTWHRRNLFTDPDVVEGQADYLRTLAAALADRPNFIGMTLGNEINQFSAGPHPDPDRATEAETDRWLGRMLAACEEGAPGKLHLHAEYDACWYQDDMPFTPAQAARRGAVTAVHSWVFNGTAQRHGRHSVPSEHHAAYLVELSKAWASDPRRPVWLQEVGAPAPLVPPAHAAAFTEATVANALDCPDLWGITWWCSHDVSRDLADFPELEYGLGLLTNDRRPKDTARVLARAAAAVRAGANVPAPRATALVVPDDPAARSRCGPGGSVFEAFFRLTADGARPTTVLASRADDTAHLAARGITAVVTPDQVR